One region of Cucurbita pepo subsp. pepo cultivar mu-cu-16 chromosome LG03, ASM280686v2, whole genome shotgun sequence genomic DNA includes:
- the LOC111790848 gene encoding protein WHAT'S THIS FACTOR 1 produces the protein MALSSQFLTPRDWYVTPLSSNLLRGTTLWLHSNVGCKYQRKENFKTCYTLTPRASVKIVRSRPLDRHAVKHNKTRFVQKLIILLLSKPKHYIPIHILSKCRGYLSLPKPRSLLSMIHRYPSIFELFSIPYPPTPLNATKLYPQLCVRLTPAAASLAKQDSNLKLVISNTLAEKLQKLLMLSSHHRILLSKLVHLAPDLSMPPNFRSRLCNDYPEKFRTVDTSYGRALELVFWDPELAKPLPCLQVSSRELIVDRPLKFNLLKLRKGLNLKRAHQEFLIKFRDLPDVCPYKTPASELAKESLESEKRACAVVREVLGMMIEKRTLIDHLTHFRKDFGLPNKLRGMIVRHPELFYVSLKGQRDSVFLVEGFNDKGHLIEKDETLAIKNQWMKLLMEGKRMRREKRKAQIYDSRYGNDHENYSHDHEMETDYDDDYEDGFESLFQYEDLDFEDEESDLPSNRSNGDFWTTNNAADIINDANGGHIEPW, from the coding sequence ATGGCTTTATCTTCTCAGTTCTTGACCCCTAGGGACTGGTATGTAACACCCCTTAGTTCAAACCTCCTTCGTGGTACGACATTGTGGTTGCACTCCAATGTCGGTTGCAAGTaccaaagaaaagaaaatttcaagacTTGTTATACTTTAACACCTCGTGCCTCTGTTAAGATTGTCCGTAGTCGTCCATTAGATCGGCATGCTGTAAAACATAACAAAACTCGATTTGTACAAAAGCTGATAATCCTGCTGCTGTCTAAACCAAAGCATTATATACCAATCCACATTCTTTCCAAGTGTCGTGGCTATCTTTCCCTTCCCAAACCCCGCTCTCTTCTTTCAATGATTCATCGTTATCCTTccatttttgaacttttttcaATCCCTTATCCACCCACACCACTCAATGCAACTAAGCTATACCCCCAACtttgtgttcgtctaaccCCAGCAGCAGCATCTCTTGCTAAGCAGGACTCCAATCTCAAATTGGTGATCTCTAACACCCTGGCTGAGAAGCTCCAGAAGTTACTTATGCTTTCTTCACACCACAGGATTCTCTTATCCAAGCTGGTTCACCTTGCTCCCGACCTGAGCATGCCCCCAAATTTTAGGTCCCGTCTCTGTAATGATTATCCAGAAAAATTCAGGACTGTTGATACTTCATATGGCCGTGCACTGGAGCTTGTCTTCTGGGACCCAGAGTTGGCAAAGCCTTTACCTTGCCTTCAAGTTTCTTCACGTGAGCTAATAGTGGATAGACCTTTAAAATTCAACTTGTTGAAACTAAGAAAGGGACTGAACTTGAAAAGAGCCCACCAGGAATTTCTAATTAAGTTCAGGGATTTGCCAGATGTTTGCCCTTACAAAACTCCTGCGAGTGAGTTGGCTAAGGAGTCTCTCGAGTCAGAGAAACGAGCTTGTGCTGTAGTGCGAGAGGTATTGGGGATGATGATTGAGAAGAGGACTTTAATAGATCACTTGACACATTTTAGAAAAGATTTTGGGCTACCCAATAAACTTAGAGGAATGATTGTGAGGCATCCAGAGTTATTTTATGTGAGTCTGAAGGGTCAGAGAGACTCTGTATTCCTTGTAGAGGGGTTCAACGATAAGGGTCATCTAATAGAGAAGGATGAGACTTTGGCTATCAAAAATCAATGGATGAAGCTTTTGATGGAAGGGAAAAGGATGAGACGGGAGAAGAGGAAGGCTCAAATATATGACAGTAGATATggaaatgatcatgaaaaTTATAGTCATGACCATGAGATGGAAACTgactatgatgatgattacGAAGATGGTTTTGAGAGTTTATTTCAGTATGAGGATTTAGATTTTGAGGATGAGGAGAGTGATCTGCCAAGCAATAGGTCAAATGGAGACTTTTGGACTACAAATAATGCAGCAGATATTATAAATGACGCAAATGGAGGACATATAGAACCGTGGTGA